A genomic region of Chloroflexota bacterium contains the following coding sequences:
- a CDS encoding ClbS/DfsB family four-helix bundle protein: MSQCDDQAAMTVTDIQTRHAADWQALQTFLHGLSYEQLTGPTDAAGWTIKDHVIHLALWEKTLQALLNSESRPASIAIDEAVWKQGYEEVNQILYQRYRDVPLDEVYATLETTRQALIARINQFSDSDLLRPHREFQASSNLDDPIVRWMAYEHYAEHLPWMQAILAR; encoded by the coding sequence ATGAGCCAATGTGATGATCAAGCTGCTATGACGGTAACAGATATACAAACACGGCATGCTGCTGATTGGCAAGCATTACAAACGTTTTTGCATGGATTAAGCTATGAACAATTAACTGGCCCAACTGATGCCGCAGGCTGGACGATCAAAGATCATGTGATTCATTTGGCGCTATGGGAAAAAACCTTGCAGGCTTTGTTGAATTCAGAATCTCGGCCAGCCAGCATTGCTATCGATGAAGCGGTTTGGAAGCAAGGCTACGAGGAAGTTAACCAGATTCTGTACCAACGCTACCGCGATGTACCGCTCGACGAAGTTTATGCCACCCTCGAAACCACTCGCCAAGCACTTATAGCTCGCATCAATCAATTTAGTGATAGTGATTTGCTGCGCCCGCATCGTGAGTTTCAAGCCAGCTCAAACCTCGATGATCCAATTGTTCGATGGATGGCTTACGAACATTATGCCGAGCATTTACCATGGATGCAGGCAATTCTCGCTCGCTAA
- a CDS encoding ClbS/DfsB family four-helix bundle protein — MSQFDDQAAITVANLQARIAAGWQELQTFLGGLSHTQLTGPTDAAGWTIKDHTMHLALWENSLQALLKAESRAASFGIDEAVWQQGYEEVNSILQQRYHDLPLDEVVATLETNHQTLLAHINQLNDSDLMRPHREFQTGSTNDDPIIGWIVGNTFEHYAEHLPWMQAILNS; from the coding sequence ATGAGCCAATTTGATGATCAAGCTGCGATCACGGTAGCAAATTTACAAGCACGGATCGCCGCTGGTTGGCAAGAACTACAAACGTTTTTGGGTGGTTTAAGCCACACACAACTCACTGGCCCAACCGATGCCGCAGGCTGGACAATCAAAGATCATACGATGCACTTGGCGCTGTGGGAAAACAGCTTACAGGCCTTGCTCAAGGCTGAATCGCGTGCTGCCAGCTTTGGGATTGATGAGGCAGTTTGGCAACAAGGCTACGAGGAAGTTAACAGCATTCTACAACAACGCTACCACGATCTACCACTTGATGAAGTGGTTGCCACCCTCGAAACCAACCACCAAACCCTGCTAGCCCATATCAACCAACTGAACGATAGCGATTTAATGCGGCCTCATCGCGAGTTCCAAACTGGCTCAACCAACGATGATCCGATTATTGGCTGGATTGTGGGTAATACCTTTGAACATTATGCCGAGCATTTGCCATGGATGCAGGCAATTCTCAACAGCTAA
- a CDS encoding alpha/beta hydrolase, producing MASHLVNGVRYYYEERGSGDQVIFFGHGLMYHWRIFEPQMEYFAAKGFRCIAIDWRGQGQTEGGGTLDDYSMYRLGADAYQLLSDLGIKRVHWVGVSMGGMIGLRLYPKHPELFLSFTLIDSSAGDAPELLDGYRQMGDAYLAYGLIPPLQEGLDAVFYTPKMAERYPQVLAYWHAYWTNADRESLYKAIIPVIDRDDVTNTISQIAVPTLIVVGVEDMSTPPAKSEAMQQLIANAQLRYIDDASHMSILEQPEAITAAMAEFIG from the coding sequence ATGGCTTCACATCTGGTCAACGGTGTTCGTTACTACTACGAGGAGCGAGGAAGTGGCGATCAGGTGATTTTCTTCGGCCATGGGTTGATGTATCATTGGCGGATTTTTGAGCCACAAATGGAATATTTCGCCGCCAAAGGCTTTCGCTGTATTGCCATCGATTGGCGTGGGCAGGGCCAAACTGAGGGCGGCGGCACACTCGACGATTATTCAATGTATCGGCTTGGCGCGGATGCTTATCAGTTATTGAGCGATCTTGGCATCAAGCGAGTGCACTGGGTTGGGGTTTCGATGGGTGGCATGATCGGCCTGCGGCTCTACCCCAAACACCCCGAACTGTTCCTCTCATTCACGTTAATTGATTCATCAGCAGGCGATGCACCCGAATTGCTCGATGGCTATCGCCAAATGGGCGATGCCTACTTGGCGTATGGCTTGATTCCGCCCTTGCAAGAAGGCTTGGATGCAGTGTTTTATACGCCCAAAATGGCCGAGCGCTACCCCCAAGTGCTGGCCTATTGGCATGCCTACTGGACCAACGCCGACCGTGAATCACTCTACAAAGCGATCATTCCGGTGATTGATCGCGACGATGTGACCAACACGATCAGCCAAATTGCGGTGCCAACCCTGATTGTGGTTGGCGTTGAAGATATGTCTACACCGCCAGCCAAGAGCGAAGCCATGCAGCAACTGATTGCCAACGCTCAATTGCGCTATATTGATGATGCCAGCCATATGTCGATTTTAGAGCAACCTGAGGCGATTACCGCTGCAATGGCCGAATTTATTGGCTAA